The Vicinamibacterales bacterium genome has a segment encoding these proteins:
- a CDS encoding DUF4097 family beta strand repeat-containing protein: MTTTMTRAAAVLLAVVALGRHDVAVAAEQRAEGGFERSLTVSGSADLEVRTGSGRIEIRPGNAGRVQITARIVANDGWGSGRGGLSPEERVRRIEANPPVTQSGNRIRIGVPEDDDLLRNVSISYTISVPSDTAVVSRTGSGSIEIEGVRRQVDAHSGSGSIRIRDAGAVKAGTGSGSITAERVGGAFDGSSGSGSIRGSGVAGAITAHTGSGSIEVSQDGSGDVSATSGSGSIVLSGVNGGVQASTGSGTVRVAGRQTADWELASSSGGIVVELAGQPAFTLDARTGGGRIETAYPVAVSGTLERRSLRGPVNGGGPLLHLRTSSGSIRVR, encoded by the coding sequence ATGACCACCACCATGACCCGGGCCGCCGCCGTGCTGTTGGCCGTTGTCGCGCTGGGCCGGCACGACGTGGCGGTAGCCGCCGAGCAGCGCGCGGAGGGCGGCTTCGAACGCAGCCTGACGGTCAGCGGGAGCGCCGACCTCGAGGTTCGCACCGGGTCGGGACGCATCGAGATCCGGCCCGGCAACGCGGGGCGGGTCCAGATCACGGCCCGGATCGTCGCGAACGACGGCTGGGGGAGCGGGCGGGGCGGTCTCAGCCCCGAGGAGCGCGTCCGCCGGATCGAGGCCAATCCCCCGGTGACCCAGAGCGGCAACCGCATCCGGATCGGCGTGCCCGAGGACGACGACCTGCTGCGGAACGTCTCGATCAGTTACACGATCAGCGTGCCGTCCGACACGGCCGTCGTTTCGCGCACCGGTTCCGGCTCGATCGAGATCGAGGGCGTCCGGCGGCAGGTGGACGCGCACTCCGGATCGGGCTCCATCCGGATTCGCGACGCCGGCGCGGTGAAGGCCGGCACCGGGTCGGGATCGATCACGGCCGAGCGCGTCGGCGGCGCCTTCGACGGCAGCTCCGGCAGCGGCTCGATTCGCGGATCGGGGGTGGCGGGCGCCATCACGGCGCACACGGGCAGCGGCAGCATCGAGGTCTCGCAGGACGGGTCGGGCGACGTGTCGGCGACCTCGGGCTCGGGCTCGATCGTGCTCTCCGGCGTGAACGGCGGCGTCCAGGCGTCGACTGGCAGCGGCACGGTCCGGGTTGCCGGCCGGCAGACGGCGGACTGGGAGCTGGCGAGCTCGTCCGGCGGCATCGTGGTGGAACTGGCGGGACAGCCCGCGTTCACGCTCGATGCCCGCACGGGCGGCGGCAGGATCGAGACCGCCTATCCGGTGGCGGTGTCGGGCACCCTCGAGCGGCGATCGCTGCG